The proteins below are encoded in one region of Bombus terrestris chromosome 7, iyBomTerr1.2, whole genome shotgun sequence:
- the LOC100643162 gene encoding glucose transporter type 1 isoform X7, with translation MADSRGFKPINQLWQSAAVSTDPDSECLYEEISGLSGSQDTEPGPAGAAVGEEEEEEGEEEEEEEEERGRLDFGAQVGGSSWWRQSKGSERIAASSNAGTAGRKSSKSVGTSARSRSRSADRPSSGRQDIIRVEEKQYASRRSYVEPGTGAVLPPPVTGLKLTRGRPTSTVARYLHSASTNTGHYHHHHHGSHGQYPPGNIGRPTTRRHQHHHSSRGTFSNETQEEVQEDDEATLRELLVSLQKQVSVMSMNLSAKLDELQRGDRQLETTVALCEIRTQLQELTKSVESCQSEVSEVKRDMVAIKHELDTVQQVKEEIEELREYVDRLEEHSHRRKLRLLEQGLTLFLSYAILAAVLGMLQFGYNTGVINAPEVNIENFMKDVYKDRYGEDISDDSVKKLYSVAVSIFAIGGMLGGFSGGIIANRFGRKGGLLLNNVLGIVGACLMGCTKIAHSYEMLFFGRFIIGVNCGLNTSLVPMYISEIAPLNLRGGLGTVNQLAVTVGLLVSQVLGIEQILGTNEGWPVLLGLAICPAILQLLLLPVCPESPRYLLITKQWEEEARKALRRLRASNQVEEDIEEMRAEERAQQAESRISMTELICSPTLRAPLVIGVVMQLSQQLSGINAVFYYSTNLFTSSGLTEESAKFATIGIGAIMVLMTLGSIPLMDRTGRRTLHLYGLGGMFIFSIFITISFLIKEFFGYVQEMIDWMSYLSVVSTLSFVVFFAVGPGSIPWMITAELFSQGPRPAAMSIAVLVNWMANFLVGIGFPSMKTSLENYTFLPFSAFLAIFWIFTYKKVPETKNKTFEEILALFRHGNDRSSLRDSRLYGEEELATNSSKETVLSDATTANHTHATDKP, from the exons ATGGCCGATTCACGCGGCTTCAAGCCAATAAACCAGTTGTGGCAGAGCGCGGCAGTGTCGACGGACCCGGATTCGGAGTGCCTCTACGAAGAAATCTCGGGCCTTTCGGGGTCCCAGGATACGGAACCAGGGCCGGCTGGTGCCGCCGtcggggaggaggaggaggaggagggggaagaggaggaggaggaagaggaggaaagaGGGAGGCTCGATTTTGGTGCACAGGTCGGCGGTAGCAGCTGGTGGAGGCAAAGCAAAGGAAGCGAAAGAATCGCCGCCAGCAGCAACGCCGGCACGGCCGGACGTAAAAGTAGCAAAAGTGTTGGAACTAGCGCGAGATCGCGCAGCAGATCGGCCGATCGGCCATCGAGCGGACGTCAGGACATCATCAGGGTGGAGGAGAAGCAGTATGCCTCACGAAGAAGTTACGTGGAGCCCGGTACAGGCGCCGTACTGCCGCCTCCTGTTACCGGTCTCAAGCTGACCAGGGGGCGTCCGACCAGCACCGTCGCCCGATATTTGCACTCGGCCTCCACCAACACCGGTCActatcaccatcatcatcacgGGTCGCACGGACAGTATCCACCGGGCAATATCGGTAGGCCGACGACTAGGCGACATCAACATCATCACTCAAGTCGCGGCACGTTCAGTAATGAGACGCAGGAAGAGGTACAGGAGGACGATGAAGCCACTCTACGGGAGTTGCTTGTAAG TCTGCAGAAACAGGTCAGCGTTATGAGTATGAACTTGAGTGCCAAGCTGGACGAGCTGCAGCGGGGTGACCGCCAGCTGGAGACCACCGTCGCCCTCTGCGAGATCCGCACGCAGCTGCAGGAACTCACCAAGAGCGTAGAGTCTTGCCAGAGCGAGGTCAGCGAGGTCAAACGGGACATGGTCGCGATCAAG CACGAACTAGATACGGTACAGCAggtgaaagaagaaatagagGAATTACGAGAATACGTGGATCGACTAGAAGAACATTCTCATCGACGGAAACTTAGGCTTTTGGAGCAG GGGCTAACACTTTTCCTGTCGTATGCAATACTGGCAGCAGTTTTAGGAATGTTGCAGTTTGGATACAACACTGGAGTTATTAATGCGCCGGAAGTG aatattgaaaattttatgaaagacGTGTACAAGGATAGGTATGGGGAGGATATTTCAGACGATTCCGTGAAGAAATTATATTCCGTGGCCGTAAGCATATTTGCGATTGGTGGTATGCTAGGTGGTTTTAGCGGAGGGATAATTGCCAACAGATTTGGCAG AAAGGGGGGCTTACTGCTAAACAACGTGCTGGGCATCGTGGGGGCGTGCCTGATGGGTTGTACAAAGATTGCTCACTCGTACGAAATGTTATTCTTTGGACGGTTCATCATCGGTGTCAATTGTGGCTTAAACACCTCGCTGGTTCCCATGTACATATCGGAGATAGCACCACTGAACCTGAGAGGCGGCCTAGGCACGGTGAACCAGCTCGCTGTTACGGTGGGCCTCCTGGTCTCCCAGGTGCTGGGCATCGAGCAAATCCTTGGAACAAACGAGGGTTGGCCTGTTCTCTTAGGACTAGCTATCTGCCCTGCCATTCTACAGTTATTGCTGCTTCCAGTTTGTCCCGAATCTCCAAG ATATTTGCTCATTACCAAACAGTGGGAGGAAGAAGCCCGTAAAGCTTTGAGAAGGTTGAGAGCCAGTAACCAAGTAGAAGAGGATATCGAAGAAATGAGAGCCGAAGAACGAGCTCAGCAAGCCGAGTCTAGAATATCGATGACAGAGCTCATATGTAGCCCGACTTTGAGAGCGCCTCTCGTTATTGGTGTGGTCATGCAACTTTCCCAACAGCTTTCAGGCATTAACGCT GTGTTTTACTATTCGACAAATTTGTTCACTAGTTCTGGTTTGACAGAGGAGAGTGCCAAGTTTGCAACCATTGGCATAGGTGCCATTATGGTTCTAATGACGTTAGGATCCATCCCGCTTATGGATAGGACAGGAAGGCGTACACTGCACTTATACGGTCTTGGTGGCATGTTTATCTTTTCAATATTCATCACAATTTCTTTTCTCATAAAG GAGTTTTTCGGTTATGTGCAGGAAATGATTGACTGGATGTCTTATCTGTCGGTCGTGTCGACGCTCAGTTTCGTGGTATTCTTTGCTGTTGGGCCTGGCTCCATCCCGTGGATGATCACAGCTGAACTATTCTCGCAAGGTCCTAGACCTGCGGCCATGTCTATCGCGGTTCTTGTCAATTGGATGGCTAATTTTTTGGTTGGCATCGGTTTTCCAAGTATGAAG ACTAGCCTTGAAAACTACACGTTCCTACCATTCAGTGCATTCCTAGCCATCTTCTGGATCTTCACATACAAGAAGGTACCTGAGACCAAGAATAAAACGTTCGAAGAAATTCTAGCTTTATTCAGGCATGGTAACGACAG GAGCAGCTTGCGGGACAGCAGACTTTATGG GGAAGAGGAGCTCGCCACTAACTCTAGCAAGGAGACCGTCCTATCTGACGCCACCACTGCCAACCATACCCATGCTACTGACaaaccataa
- the LOC100643162 gene encoding glucose transporter type 1 isoform X9, producing MADSRGFKPINQLWQSAAVSTDPDSECLYEEISGLSGSQDTEPGPAGAAVGEEEEEEGEEEEEEEEERGRLDFGAQVGGSSWWRQSKGSERIAASSNAGTAGRKSSKSVGTSARSRSRSADRPSSGRQDIIRVEEKQYASRRSYVEPGTGAVLPPPVTGLKLTRGRPTSTVARYLHSASTNTGHYHHHHHGSHGQYPPGNIGRPTTRRHQHHHSSRGTFSNETQEEVQEDDEATLRELLVSLQKQVSVMSMNLSAKLDELQRGDRQLETTVALCEIRTQLQELTKSVESCQSEVSEVKRDMVAIKHELDTVQQVKEEIEELREYVDRLEEHSHRRKLRLLEQGLTLFLSYAILAAVLGMLQFGYNTGVINAPEVNIENFMKDVYKDRYGEDISDDSVKKLYSVAVSIFAIGGMLGGFSGGIIANRFGRKGGLLLNNVLGIVGACLMGCTKIAHSYEMLFFGRFIIGVNCGLNTSLVPMYISEIAPLNLRGGLGTVNQLAVTVGLLVSQVLGIEQILGTNEGWPVLLGLAICPAILQLLLLPVCPESPRYLLITKQWEEEARKALRRLRASNQVEEDIEEMRAEERAQQAESRISMTELICSPTLRAPLVIGVVMQLSQQLSGINAVFYYSTNLFTSSGLTEESAKFATIGIGAIMVLMTLGSIPLMDRTGRRTLHLYGLGGMFIFSIFITISFLIKEFFGYVQEMIDWMSYLSVVSTLSFVVFFAVGPGSIPWMITAELFSQGPRPAAMSIAVLVNWMANFLVGIGFPSMKTSLENYTFLPFSAFLAIFWIFTYKKVPETKNKTFEEILALFRHGNDREEELATNSSKETVLSDATTANHTHATDKP from the exons ATGGCCGATTCACGCGGCTTCAAGCCAATAAACCAGTTGTGGCAGAGCGCGGCAGTGTCGACGGACCCGGATTCGGAGTGCCTCTACGAAGAAATCTCGGGCCTTTCGGGGTCCCAGGATACGGAACCAGGGCCGGCTGGTGCCGCCGtcggggaggaggaggaggaggagggggaagaggaggaggaggaagaggaggaaagaGGGAGGCTCGATTTTGGTGCACAGGTCGGCGGTAGCAGCTGGTGGAGGCAAAGCAAAGGAAGCGAAAGAATCGCCGCCAGCAGCAACGCCGGCACGGCCGGACGTAAAAGTAGCAAAAGTGTTGGAACTAGCGCGAGATCGCGCAGCAGATCGGCCGATCGGCCATCGAGCGGACGTCAGGACATCATCAGGGTGGAGGAGAAGCAGTATGCCTCACGAAGAAGTTACGTGGAGCCCGGTACAGGCGCCGTACTGCCGCCTCCTGTTACCGGTCTCAAGCTGACCAGGGGGCGTCCGACCAGCACCGTCGCCCGATATTTGCACTCGGCCTCCACCAACACCGGTCActatcaccatcatcatcacgGGTCGCACGGACAGTATCCACCGGGCAATATCGGTAGGCCGACGACTAGGCGACATCAACATCATCACTCAAGTCGCGGCACGTTCAGTAATGAGACGCAGGAAGAGGTACAGGAGGACGATGAAGCCACTCTACGGGAGTTGCTTGTAAG TCTGCAGAAACAGGTCAGCGTTATGAGTATGAACTTGAGTGCCAAGCTGGACGAGCTGCAGCGGGGTGACCGCCAGCTGGAGACCACCGTCGCCCTCTGCGAGATCCGCACGCAGCTGCAGGAACTCACCAAGAGCGTAGAGTCTTGCCAGAGCGAGGTCAGCGAGGTCAAACGGGACATGGTCGCGATCAAG CACGAACTAGATACGGTACAGCAggtgaaagaagaaatagagGAATTACGAGAATACGTGGATCGACTAGAAGAACATTCTCATCGACGGAAACTTAGGCTTTTGGAGCAG GGGCTAACACTTTTCCTGTCGTATGCAATACTGGCAGCAGTTTTAGGAATGTTGCAGTTTGGATACAACACTGGAGTTATTAATGCGCCGGAAGTG aatattgaaaattttatgaaagacGTGTACAAGGATAGGTATGGGGAGGATATTTCAGACGATTCCGTGAAGAAATTATATTCCGTGGCCGTAAGCATATTTGCGATTGGTGGTATGCTAGGTGGTTTTAGCGGAGGGATAATTGCCAACAGATTTGGCAG AAAGGGGGGCTTACTGCTAAACAACGTGCTGGGCATCGTGGGGGCGTGCCTGATGGGTTGTACAAAGATTGCTCACTCGTACGAAATGTTATTCTTTGGACGGTTCATCATCGGTGTCAATTGTGGCTTAAACACCTCGCTGGTTCCCATGTACATATCGGAGATAGCACCACTGAACCTGAGAGGCGGCCTAGGCACGGTGAACCAGCTCGCTGTTACGGTGGGCCTCCTGGTCTCCCAGGTGCTGGGCATCGAGCAAATCCTTGGAACAAACGAGGGTTGGCCTGTTCTCTTAGGACTAGCTATCTGCCCTGCCATTCTACAGTTATTGCTGCTTCCAGTTTGTCCCGAATCTCCAAG ATATTTGCTCATTACCAAACAGTGGGAGGAAGAAGCCCGTAAAGCTTTGAGAAGGTTGAGAGCCAGTAACCAAGTAGAAGAGGATATCGAAGAAATGAGAGCCGAAGAACGAGCTCAGCAAGCCGAGTCTAGAATATCGATGACAGAGCTCATATGTAGCCCGACTTTGAGAGCGCCTCTCGTTATTGGTGTGGTCATGCAACTTTCCCAACAGCTTTCAGGCATTAACGCT GTGTTTTACTATTCGACAAATTTGTTCACTAGTTCTGGTTTGACAGAGGAGAGTGCCAAGTTTGCAACCATTGGCATAGGTGCCATTATGGTTCTAATGACGTTAGGATCCATCCCGCTTATGGATAGGACAGGAAGGCGTACACTGCACTTATACGGTCTTGGTGGCATGTTTATCTTTTCAATATTCATCACAATTTCTTTTCTCATAAAG GAGTTTTTCGGTTATGTGCAGGAAATGATTGACTGGATGTCTTATCTGTCGGTCGTGTCGACGCTCAGTTTCGTGGTATTCTTTGCTGTTGGGCCTGGCTCCATCCCGTGGATGATCACAGCTGAACTATTCTCGCAAGGTCCTAGACCTGCGGCCATGTCTATCGCGGTTCTTGTCAATTGGATGGCTAATTTTTTGGTTGGCATCGGTTTTCCAAGTATGAAG ACTAGCCTTGAAAACTACACGTTCCTACCATTCAGTGCATTCCTAGCCATCTTCTGGATCTTCACATACAAGAAGGTACCTGAGACCAAGAATAAAACGTTCGAAGAAATTCTAGCTTTATTCAGGCATGGTAACGACAG GGAAGAGGAGCTCGCCACTAACTCTAGCAAGGAGACCGTCCTATCTGACGCCACCACTGCCAACCATACCCATGCTACTGACaaaccataa